From Roseisolibacter agri, a single genomic window includes:
- a CDS encoding response regulator transcription factor, which translates to MKILVIEDDPTVGQFVKRGLEEQRWVVDLVADGEAGERMAGSGAYDLIILDMRLPGRSGLDVLNGLRGRGFASPVLVLTAQDAVDAKVATLRAGADDYVTKPFAFEELLARVEALARRPRAIASPTLRVADLELDQATHEVRRTGERIELTPKEYAVLEYLMRHAGRVMSRTLITEYAWGYHFDPGTNIVDVVINHLRKKVDARHEQKLIHTVRGVGYVVKA; encoded by the coding sequence GTGAAGATCCTCGTCATCGAAGACGACCCGACCGTCGGCCAGTTCGTGAAGCGCGGCCTCGAGGAGCAGCGCTGGGTGGTGGACCTCGTCGCCGACGGCGAGGCCGGCGAGCGGATGGCGGGCAGCGGCGCGTACGACCTGATCATCCTCGACATGCGCCTGCCGGGGCGCTCCGGGCTGGACGTGCTGAACGGGCTGCGCGGCCGCGGCTTCGCGAGCCCCGTGCTCGTGCTGACCGCGCAGGACGCGGTGGACGCCAAGGTCGCGACGCTGCGCGCGGGCGCCGACGACTACGTCACCAAGCCGTTCGCGTTCGAGGAGCTGCTGGCGCGCGTCGAGGCGCTGGCCCGCCGCCCGCGGGCGATCGCGTCGCCGACGCTGCGCGTGGCCGACCTGGAGCTGGACCAGGCGACGCACGAGGTCCGCCGCACGGGCGAGCGCATCGAGCTGACGCCCAAGGAGTACGCGGTGCTCGAGTACCTGATGCGCCACGCGGGCCGCGTGATGAGTCGCACGCTGATCACCGAGTACGCGTGGGGGTACCACTTCGATCCCGGCACCAACATCGTCGACGTGGTCATCAACCACCTGCGCAAGAAGGTGGACGCGCGCCACGAGCAGAAGCTGATCCACACGGTGCGCGGGGTCGGATACGTCGTGAAGGCCTGA
- a CDS encoding sigma-54-dependent transcriptional regulator, which translates to MSGGAPVGAAARGPVRVLVAEDEAHLGTLLEQFLVGRGHDVTLVRDGKAALAALRERDFDVALTDVQMPGLDGLALLAAARALPLAPEVIVVTGNGAAETQLRALRQGAYDAVAKPYRMAEIDLLVHRAAEKRAMRRALAATSVADVPVPRFVTTDAALADAVARAESAAASGAPLLLIGEPGTGKRTLARWLHAHAGRSGPFVDADPRAMPADERVARLHGRAVDAEGGPAVPSLSQLAAGGTLLLRGVETVEPRVLEQLVAAAAAPAGGHALVGTVERVAMGQEAVLRAPFGDAVVGLPPLRARPGDVTVVAEQLASRRAGAPVTLTTDARTMLEARSWPGNAAELAAVVAAAAARLAWGETELPLAAFER; encoded by the coding sequence GTGAGCGGCGGCGCACCGGTGGGCGCCGCGGCACGCGGGCCGGTGCGCGTGCTCGTCGCCGAGGACGAGGCGCACCTCGGGACGCTGCTGGAGCAGTTCCTCGTCGGGCGCGGCCACGACGTCACGCTCGTGCGCGACGGGAAGGCGGCGCTCGCGGCGCTGCGCGAGCGCGACTTCGACGTCGCGCTCACCGACGTGCAGATGCCGGGGCTGGACGGCCTGGCGCTGCTGGCCGCCGCGCGCGCGCTGCCGCTCGCGCCCGAGGTCATCGTGGTCACCGGCAACGGCGCGGCGGAGACGCAGCTGCGTGCGCTGCGGCAGGGCGCGTACGACGCCGTCGCGAAGCCGTATCGCATGGCGGAGATCGACCTGCTGGTGCACCGCGCCGCCGAGAAGCGCGCGATGCGCCGCGCGCTCGCCGCGACGTCGGTGGCCGACGTGCCCGTGCCGCGCTTCGTGACGACGGACGCCGCGCTCGCGGACGCGGTCGCACGCGCCGAGTCGGCGGCGGCGTCGGGCGCACCGCTGCTGCTGATCGGCGAGCCGGGAACCGGGAAGCGCACGCTCGCGCGCTGGCTGCACGCGCACGCCGGCCGCAGCGGTCCGTTCGTCGACGCCGATCCGCGCGCGATGCCGGCGGACGAGCGGGTGGCGCGGCTGCACGGGCGCGCGGTGGATGCGGAGGGCGGGCCGGCCGTCCCATCGCTGTCGCAGCTCGCCGCGGGTGGCACGCTGCTGCTGCGCGGCGTCGAGACGGTGGAGCCGCGAGTGCTGGAGCAGCTCGTCGCGGCGGCCGCCGCGCCGGCCGGCGGCCACGCGCTCGTCGGCACCGTGGAGCGCGTCGCGATGGGGCAGGAGGCGGTGCTGCGTGCGCCGTTCGGCGACGCGGTCGTGGGGCTGCCGCCGCTCCGTGCGCGCCCCGGCGACGTGACGGTGGTGGCCGAGCAGCTGGCGTCGCGCCGCGCGGGCGCGCCCGTCACGCTCACGACGGATGCGCGCACGATGCTGGAGGCGCGGTCCTGGCCCGGCAACGCGGCCGAGCTGGCGGCCGTTGTCGCGGCGGCGGCCGCGCGGCTCGCGTGGGGCGAGACGGAGCTGCCACTCGCGGCGTTCGAGCGCTAG
- a CDS encoding two-component system sensor histidine kinase NtrB: MSAPLLSTLVTLAARQAEPDLVLPSALAELRAAHGLSAASVWIPGVSGPERRWAAGDAIADEAAAARALFVDGAMATAGDCHAAALRLRGQLVGAVVLAGGDAAAAAPTVGPVADLLAVLVGHAARAETLTAERDTRTAELDEQRRFAETVVDSLPLGVYVIDRDYRVQLWNRKREVGTQGLAREAALGRSIFDVMTRQNSALMRAEFDEVFATGRLQQLQLDSRSTGELRTYRLSKIPMRDESGAVSHVITVGEDITEWKGALERTAQAEKLAAIGQLAAGVMHEINNPLATIAACAETMTVSLAELPRAQQAPPGFGEYLRIIDHEVHRCRGIAEGLLNFSRAKPLQRVALGLNAVVEQTLFLLKHHSRFKRCLVRLDLEDGTGPRVLCDPDQMTQVAMALLLNAADAVDGIARGEDDMPAAVTLRTRASADGAVLEIEDEGTGIAREALPKIFEPFFTTKEPGAGTGLGLAICYGIVRDHGGRIAVDSEPGQGSTFRVVLPLAA, translated from the coding sequence GTGTCCGCCCCACTGCTCTCCACCCTCGTCACGCTGGCCGCCCGCCAGGCGGAGCCCGACCTCGTGCTCCCCTCCGCGCTGGCCGAGCTGCGCGCCGCGCACGGCCTGTCGGCGGCGTCCGTCTGGATCCCGGGCGTCTCGGGCCCGGAGCGTCGCTGGGCGGCGGGCGACGCGATCGCGGACGAGGCGGCGGCGGCGCGCGCCCTCTTCGTCGACGGCGCCATGGCGACCGCCGGCGACTGCCACGCGGCCGCGCTCCGGCTGCGCGGGCAGCTGGTGGGCGCGGTCGTCCTCGCGGGGGGCGATGCCGCCGCGGCGGCGCCGACCGTCGGACCGGTGGCGGACCTGCTCGCCGTCCTCGTGGGCCACGCGGCGCGCGCCGAGACGCTCACGGCGGAGCGCGACACGCGCACCGCGGAGCTGGACGAGCAGCGCCGCTTCGCCGAGACGGTGGTGGACTCGCTGCCGCTCGGCGTCTACGTGATCGACCGCGACTACCGCGTGCAGCTGTGGAACCGCAAGCGCGAGGTCGGCACGCAGGGTCTCGCCCGCGAGGCCGCGCTGGGCCGCTCGATCTTCGACGTCATGACGCGGCAGAACTCCGCCCTCATGCGCGCGGAGTTCGACGAGGTGTTCGCGACGGGCCGTCTGCAGCAGCTGCAGCTCGACTCGCGCTCGACCGGCGAGCTGCGCACGTACCGCCTCTCGAAGATCCCGATGCGCGACGAGTCGGGCGCGGTGTCGCACGTCATCACCGTGGGCGAGGACATCACGGAGTGGAAGGGCGCGCTGGAGCGCACCGCGCAGGCCGAGAAGCTGGCCGCCATCGGGCAGCTCGCGGCCGGCGTCATGCACGAGATCAACAACCCGCTGGCGACCATCGCCGCGTGCGCCGAGACGATGACGGTGTCGCTGGCCGAGCTGCCGCGCGCGCAGCAGGCGCCGCCGGGCTTCGGCGAGTACCTGCGCATCATCGACCACGAGGTGCACCGCTGCCGCGGCATCGCCGAGGGGCTGCTGAACTTCAGCCGCGCCAAGCCCCTGCAGCGCGTGGCGCTCGGCCTCAACGCGGTAGTGGAGCAGACGCTCTTCCTGCTCAAGCACCACTCGCGCTTCAAGCGCTGCCTGGTGCGCCTGGACCTCGAGGACGGCACCGGCCCGCGCGTGCTGTGCGATCCGGACCAGATGACGCAGGTCGCGATGGCCCTGCTGCTGAACGCGGCCGACGCGGTGGACGGCATCGCGCGCGGCGAGGACGACATGCCGGCCGCGGTCACGCTGCGCACGCGCGCCAGCGCCGACGGCGCGGTGCTGGAGATCGAGGACGAGGGCACGGGCATCGCGCGCGAGGCGCTCCCGAAGATCTTCGAGCCGTTCTTCACGACCAAGGAGCCGGGCGCCGGGACGGGGCTCGGCCTCGCGATCTGCTACGGCATCGTGCGCGACCACGGCGGCCGCATCGCGGTCGACAGCGAGCCGGGGCAGGGCAGCACGTTCCGCGTGGTCCTGCCGCTGGCGGCGTGA